From Enterococcus mediterraneensis, the proteins below share one genomic window:
- a CDS encoding aldo/keto reductase, whose translation MGLKDTYKLANGVEIPVVGFGTWQTPDGQVAEDSVLAALKAGYRHIDTAAAYGNEESVGRGIKASGIPREELFVTTKLWNKDHSYDLAKQAIEDSLTKLGLDYLDLYLIHWPNPIDFRDNWEQANADSWRAMEEAVEAGKIRAIGVSNFMPHHLDALYKTAKIKPVVNQIFLNPSDLQPEVVAYNEEHDILSEAYSPLGTGKIFEVAELKEVAEKYNKTVAQVVLRWSLQHGFLPLPKSVHEDRIKENAEIFDFELSEDDVKLIDGLRGVAGLSKNPDEATF comes from the coding sequence ATGGGTTTAAAGGATACGTATAAATTAGCAAATGGTGTAGAGATCCCTGTTGTAGGATTTGGAACTTGGCAAACACCAGATGGTCAAGTAGCCGAAGATTCTGTTTTAGCGGCTTTGAAAGCTGGGTATCGTCACATCGATACTGCTGCGGCTTACGGCAACGAAGAATCAGTTGGCAGAGGGATCAAGGCAAGCGGGATTCCTCGCGAAGAATTGTTCGTAACAACAAAATTATGGAACAAAGATCATTCTTATGATTTGGCCAAACAAGCCATCGAAGATTCTTTAACAAAACTGGGCTTGGATTATTTAGATCTATATTTGATTCACTGGCCTAACCCAATCGATTTCCGTGATAATTGGGAACAAGCGAACGCTGATTCTTGGCGGGCAATGGAAGAAGCGGTAGAAGCAGGCAAGATCCGTGCAATCGGCGTATCTAATTTCATGCCTCATCATTTGGATGCTCTTTACAAAACCGCTAAAATCAAACCAGTAGTCAACCAAATCTTCTTGAACCCAAGTGATCTACAACCAGAAGTGGTTGCTTACAATGAAGAACATGATATTCTAAGTGAAGCTTACAGCCCACTAGGTACTGGTAAGATCTTTGAAGTCGCTGAATTAAAAGAAGTCGCAGAGAAATACAACAAAACTGTTGCGCAAGTTGTCTTGCGTTGGAGCTTACAACATGGTTTCCTACCTCTTCCTAAGTCAGTTCATGAAGATCGTATCAAAGAAAATGCGGAAATCTTTGATTTTGAATTATCCGAAGATGATGTAAAATTGATCGACGGACTTCGCGGAGTAGCTGGTTTATCCAAAAACCCTGACGAAGCGACATTTTAA
- a CDS encoding metal-sensitive transcriptional regulator, which yields MECDKNILNRLKRAEGQVRGVQKMIHEEKDCVDVITQLSAVRSSIDRIMGMIVAENLKNCLEHPQEDAQLQAEKIQQAMMMVIKK from the coding sequence ATGGAATGTGATAAAAATATTCTCAATCGGTTGAAACGGGCGGAAGGACAAGTTCGCGGTGTCCAAAAAATGATCCATGAAGAAAAAGATTGTGTGGATGTCATTACCCAGTTGAGTGCGGTCCGTTCCAGTATTGATCGCATCATGGGGATGATCGTCGCGGAAAATCTGAAAAATTGTCTGGAACATCCTCAAGAAGATGCTCAGTTGCAAGCAGAGAAAATCCAGCAAGCAATGATGATGGTCATTAAAAAATAA
- a CDS encoding FAD-dependent oxidoreductase, giving the protein MKIVIVGGVAGGMSAATRLRRLMEDAEIVVLEKGPYVSFANCGLPYHLSGEISQREQLIVQTPEALQQRFNLDVRPEHEVIAIDPENKRVTVRYKETTIVEEYDKLILSPGGKPFIPEIPGITAAENVFTLRNIPDLDKIMAALADKKIQKATVIGAGFIGLEAAENLKKRGLEVTIVEKAPQVLPPLDEEMAAFVKNELTKHGIEIITNQSVAAFEEGGKQLILENGETVQSDLTILAVGVQPENHLAKEAGLELGFRGGILVDETYQTSVPDIYAVGDAIVVKQQITGQDTLISLASPANRQGRQVADIIAGLPRKNQGSIGTAILRAFDLTAGMTGLNERQVRQQELVHQIVHVSGKDHAGYFPDAKEILLKLIFDPKTGEIYGAQGIGANGVDKRIDVLATAIKGDLTIFDLPELEFTYAPPFGSAKDPVNMLGYAAMNIAEGLSETIQWHELTKAQKQGKILLDVRSEEELSQDGRLQQAVNIPLNQLRTRLDELIKDQEYIVSCRSGLRSYIAERILKQNGFSVQNLDGAFALYQTVRPDEIIYE; this is encoded by the coding sequence ATGAAAATCGTTATTGTAGGTGGTGTTGCTGGCGGAATGTCTGCTGCGACACGTTTGCGTCGTTTGATGGAGGATGCGGAAATCGTTGTTTTAGAAAAAGGACCGTACGTTTCTTTTGCCAACTGCGGACTGCCGTATCATCTATCCGGAGAGATCTCCCAAAGAGAACAGCTGATCGTTCAAACACCGGAAGCATTGCAGCAGCGTTTTAATTTGGATGTACGGCCAGAACATGAAGTGATCGCTATCGATCCTGAAAACAAACGTGTAACGGTTCGGTATAAGGAAACAACCATCGTTGAAGAGTACGACAAATTGATCCTATCTCCTGGCGGAAAACCGTTTATTCCTGAGATCCCAGGAATAACTGCCGCGGAAAATGTTTTCACCTTACGGAACATTCCGGATCTGGATAAGATTATGGCTGCTTTAGCAGATAAAAAAATCCAAAAAGCGACTGTCATTGGCGCGGGCTTTATCGGTCTGGAAGCAGCAGAAAACCTGAAAAAGCGTGGGTTAGAAGTAACAATCGTTGAAAAAGCACCACAAGTTTTACCGCCATTAGACGAAGAAATGGCCGCTTTTGTCAAAAATGAGCTTACGAAACATGGGATCGAGATCATCACCAATCAATCGGTTGCTGCATTTGAAGAAGGTGGCAAACAACTGATCCTTGAAAACGGGGAAACAGTACAAAGTGATTTAACAATTTTAGCAGTAGGTGTACAACCGGAAAATCATTTAGCGAAAGAGGCAGGACTAGAGCTGGGATTTCGCGGGGGTATTTTAGTTGACGAAACCTATCAAACCAGTGTTCCGGATATTTATGCGGTGGGGGATGCGATTGTCGTCAAACAGCAAATAACGGGCCAAGATACGTTGATCTCACTTGCATCGCCGGCAAATCGCCAAGGCCGGCAAGTAGCGGATATCATTGCTGGATTGCCGCGAAAAAATCAAGGAAGTATCGGTACTGCGATCCTTCGCGCATTCGACTTGACGGCGGGGATGACAGGTTTGAATGAACGACAAGTTCGTCAACAGGAACTTGTTCACCAAATCGTCCATGTTTCCGGAAAAGACCATGCTGGATATTTTCCTGATGCAAAAGAGATACTGCTGAAATTGATTTTTGATCCCAAAACCGGGGAAATCTATGGTGCGCAAGGAATCGGCGCAAACGGTGTAGACAAGCGGATCGATGTCTTGGCGACTGCTATCAAAGGCGATTTGACGATCTTTGATCTGCCGGAGTTGGAATTCACTTACGCACCGCCTTTTGGTTCCGCCAAAGATCCGGTCAATATGTTGGGCTACGCAGCTATGAATATCGCAGAAGGTCTTAGCGAAACGATCCAATGGCATGAATTGACTAAAGCGCAAAAACAAGGCAAAATACTCTTGGATGTACGCAGCGAAGAAGAGTTGTCTCAAGACGGCCGCTTACAACAAGCCGTCAATATCCCGCTGAATCAGTTAAGAACGCGTTTGGATGAATTAATAAAAGACCAAGAGTATATCGTCAGCTGCCGCAGCGGTCTGCGAAGCTATATCGCCGAACGAATCTTGAAGCAGAATGGATTTAGCGTCCAAAATCTTGATGGTGCATTCGCGCTGTATCAAACAGTCCGTCCAGATGAAATCATTTATGAATAG
- a CDS encoding rhodanese-like domain-containing protein, whose amino-acid sequence MFGFFKGTSNISTKELAEKLKDKNKLIDVRSRDEYRMGHIPRAENIELNKIANYKGKTDQPIYVICQSGARSSQAVRILQQKGYQAINVRGGMNQWNGPVKGGKWA is encoded by the coding sequence ATGTTTGGATTTTTTAAAGGAACATCAAATATATCAACAAAAGAATTAGCGGAAAAATTAAAGGATAAGAATAAATTGATCGATGTACGCAGTCGTGATGAATACCGCATGGGGCATATTCCGAGAGCGGAAAATATCGAATTGAATAAAATCGCAAACTATAAAGGAAAGACGGATCAGCCGATTTATGTGATCTGTCAATCAGGTGCCCGCAGCAGTCAAGCCGTGCGTATTTTACAACAAAAAGGATATCAAGCAATTAATGTTCGCGGCGGCATGAATCAATGGAATGGACCGGTCAAAGGAGGAAAATGGGCATGA
- a CDS encoding 6-phospho-beta-glucosidase: MGFRKDFLWGGATAANQCEGGYAEDGRGLANVDVVPIGKDRFPVITGEMKMFDFDDEHFYPAKVAIDMYHRYKEDIALFAEMGFKTYRLSIAWSRIFPKGDEKEPNEAGLQFYEDVFNECKKYGIEPLVTITHFDCPMHLIKEYGAWRSRELVGFYENLCRVIFNRYKGLVKYWLTFNEINMILHAPFMGAGLYFEEGDNKEQVKYQAAHHELLASAIATKIAHEVDPENKVGCMLAAGANYPYNCRPEDVWASRKADRENYFFIDVQSRGEYPAYALKEMERNGITIEMEDGDLELLKAHTVDFISFSYYSSRVSTTDPKLLDQTAGNIFVSVKNPYLEASEWGWQIDPLGLRITMNDLYDRYQKPLFIVENGLGAVDEPDENGYVADDYRIDYLAAHIQAMKDAVEQDGVDLLGYTTWGCIDLVSAGTGEMKKRYGFIYVDRDNEGNGTLKRTKKKSFDWYKKVIETNGEDLSNQ; this comes from the coding sequence ATGGGATTTAGAAAAGATTTCTTATGGGGCGGCGCGACTGCCGCAAATCAATGCGAAGGCGGCTATGCAGAAGACGGTCGAGGATTAGCCAACGTGGATGTAGTTCCCATTGGCAAAGACCGTTTTCCGGTGATCACTGGTGAAATGAAGATGTTCGACTTTGATGATGAACATTTTTACCCAGCAAAAGTCGCTATCGATATGTATCATCGGTATAAAGAAGACATCGCGTTATTTGCGGAAATGGGTTTTAAAACCTATCGTCTGTCGATCGCTTGGAGCCGGATTTTCCCTAAAGGTGATGAAAAAGAACCTAACGAAGCTGGCTTGCAATTTTACGAAGACGTCTTTAACGAATGTAAAAAATACGGCATCGAACCATTGGTGACTATTACCCATTTTGATTGCCCAATGCATTTGATCAAAGAATACGGCGCTTGGCGTTCACGGGAATTAGTAGGTTTTTACGAAAACTTATGCCGAGTGATCTTCAATCGCTACAAAGGACTGGTCAAATATTGGCTGACCTTCAATGAGATCAACATGATCCTGCACGCGCCGTTTATGGGGGCTGGTTTGTATTTTGAAGAAGGCGACAACAAAGAACAAGTCAAATACCAAGCTGCCCATCATGAACTATTGGCCAGTGCGATCGCCACAAAGATCGCTCATGAAGTCGATCCGGAAAATAAAGTCGGCTGTATGCTGGCGGCAGGTGCCAACTATCCATATAATTGCAGACCGGAAGATGTTTGGGCCTCCAGAAAAGCGGATCGAGAAAATTATTTCTTTATCGATGTTCAATCGAGAGGGGAATATCCGGCATACGCCTTAAAAGAAATGGAACGCAACGGAATCACTATTGAAATGGAAGACGGTGATCTGGAGCTGTTAAAAGCTCATACCGTTGACTTTATCTCTTTCTCTTATTACTCTTCGCGGGTTTCTACGACAGATCCGAAGCTATTGGATCAAACAGCGGGAAATATTTTCGTATCAGTAAAAAATCCTTATCTTGAAGCCAGTGAATGGGGCTGGCAGATCGATCCATTAGGTTTGCGGATCACCATGAATGATCTGTATGATCGTTACCAAAAGCCGCTGTTTATTGTAGAAAACGGCTTAGGCGCGGTGGATGAACCGGACGAAAACGGCTACGTGGCAGACGACTATCGTATCGATTATCTGGCTGCTCATATCCAAGCCATGAAAGATGCAGTAGAACAAGACGGTGTAGATCTTTTAGGCTACACCACATGGGGTTGTATCGACCTAGTTTCTGCCGGCACGGGAGAAATGAAGAAGCGCTACGGATTCATTTACGTGGATCGGGATAACGAAGGAAACGGGACTTTGAAACGAACCAAGAAAAAATCTTTCGATTGGTACAAGAAAGTCATCGAAACCAATGGAGAAGACCTTAGCAATCAGTAA
- a CDS encoding 6-phospho-beta-glucosidase — translation MTGIKIATIGGGSSYTPELMEGFIKRYDELPIREIWLVDVEEGKGKLEIVGEMAQRMWDASPYDVKVYRTLDREEALKDADFVTTQFRVGQLNARVKDERIPAYYGMLGQETNGAGGMFKAFRTIPVILEIVEEMKRLCPNAWLINFANPSGMVTEAVIRYGKWPRVIGLCNVPVMAMMTEPDLLDTPKDELIYKFAGLNHFHWHKVADKKGNDVTQQLIDRLYDEDNGLPKNIFDIPFYKEQLEQMQMIPCGYHRYYYREEEMLDHALEEYQTIGTRAQQVKETEAELFELYKDPHLDHKPEQLQKRGGAYYSDAACETIASIYANKETQIVVSTINDGAVPDLPADCVVEVTAYVGGQGARNVAFGPLPTAERGWLQVMKNMELVTIEAAVTGDYGTALQAFTINPLIRSGETAKRIMDELFIAHKKHLPQFSAAIEKLEAEGITVQDEIARTIDEPAVTVE, via the coding sequence ATGACAGGAATCAAAATTGCAACGATTGGCGGCGGCAGCAGCTATACACCGGAATTGATGGAGGGCTTTATCAAACGTTATGATGAATTGCCGATCCGGGAAATCTGGTTAGTAGATGTAGAAGAAGGAAAAGGAAAATTAGAAATCGTTGGTGAGATGGCACAGCGGATGTGGGATGCCTCACCTTATGATGTCAAGGTCTATCGGACATTAGACCGTGAAGAGGCGTTGAAAGACGCTGATTTTGTAACGACACAATTTCGGGTAGGCCAGCTGAATGCCCGAGTTAAAGACGAACGCATCCCGGCTTATTATGGCATGTTGGGGCAAGAAACCAACGGCGCCGGCGGGATGTTCAAAGCTTTCCGTACGATTCCGGTGATCTTAGAAATCGTGGAAGAAATGAAACGCCTTTGTCCGAATGCTTGGCTGATCAATTTTGCTAATCCAAGCGGAATGGTGACTGAAGCGGTGATCCGTTACGGAAAATGGCCGCGGGTCATTGGATTGTGCAATGTGCCGGTGATGGCTATGATGACGGAGCCGGATCTTCTGGATACTCCAAAAGATGAATTGATCTATAAGTTCGCTGGATTGAATCATTTCCATTGGCATAAAGTCGCTGACAAAAAAGGCAATGATGTCACACAGCAATTGATCGATCGATTATATGACGAAGACAATGGATTGCCGAAAAATATTTTTGATATTCCTTTTTACAAAGAACAACTAGAGCAAATGCAGATGATTCCATGCGGTTATCATCGCTATTATTATCGTGAAGAAGAAATGTTGGATCATGCCCTGGAGGAATATCAAACAATCGGAACACGGGCCCAGCAAGTCAAGGAAACCGAAGCAGAACTGTTCGAACTTTACAAAGATCCACATCTGGATCACAAACCAGAACAGTTGCAAAAACGCGGCGGGGCTTATTATTCTGATGCAGCTTGCGAAACCATCGCTTCCATCTATGCCAATAAAGAAACTCAAATCGTAGTTTCAACTATCAACGACGGTGCAGTCCCTGATCTGCCGGCGGATTGTGTAGTGGAAGTCACTGCCTATGTCGGCGGACAAGGAGCTCGAAACGTTGCTTTCGGACCATTGCCGACAGCAGAACGCGGTTGGCTGCAAGTAATGAAGAACATGGAATTGGTGACTATCGAAGCGGCAGTAACTGGTGATTATGGTACGGCTTTACAGGCCTTCACTATCAATCCGTTGATTCGTTCTGGAGAAACAGCGAAGCGGATCATGGACGAATTGTTTATCGCTCATAAAAAACATCTGCCGCAATTTTCAGCGGCAATCGAGAAATTAGAAGCAGAAGGAATTACGGTTCAAGACGAGATCGCCCGCACGATCGATGAACCCGCAGTGACTGTCGAATAG
- a CDS encoding MurR/RpiR family transcriptional regulator, with translation MLLSEKMKQTDFSAAESAVIEYISHHSEKIGEMTIKEIAQATFVHPSTLIRVAKKLGYDGWLELREVFLTEQNYLHSHFTEVDANLPFSATDGLMTIANKLATLERTTIDDTLSLLTHDTLQQAKQLLLKAEKIKIFASNANTLISQDFALKMKRIKKDVEIVTTFGESAYEASNCSADTCAILISYTGENKMILQTVDLLKRNQVPILALTSIGENTLAKVSDGVLHLTTRERLYSKIGNFTINTSVCYLLDLLYSCTFADNYQQNLNHLIQIGQEIDKRPTSSAIMQEKPVASLIHDSFLPN, from the coding sequence ATGCTGTTAAGTGAAAAAATGAAACAAACCGATTTTTCTGCCGCTGAATCTGCGGTGATCGAGTATATTTCCCATCATTCAGAAAAAATCGGCGAAATGACCATCAAGGAGATCGCTCAAGCAACTTTCGTCCATCCCTCCACATTGATCCGTGTCGCCAAAAAACTTGGCTACGACGGGTGGTTGGAACTGCGGGAAGTTTTTTTGACCGAACAAAACTATCTTCACAGTCATTTTACTGAGGTAGATGCGAACCTGCCTTTTTCTGCCACCGATGGATTGATGACGATTGCCAATAAGTTGGCGACATTGGAACGGACCACTATTGATGATACCCTCTCGTTGCTGACTCATGATACGCTGCAGCAAGCAAAGCAATTGTTACTGAAAGCAGAGAAGATCAAGATCTTTGCCAGCAATGCGAATACGCTGATCTCACAGGATTTCGCCTTGAAAATGAAGCGAATCAAAAAAGATGTTGAGATCGTGACCACTTTCGGTGAATCCGCTTACGAAGCATCCAACTGCTCGGCAGATACTTGTGCCATCCTTATTTCTTATACCGGTGAAAATAAAATGATTCTGCAGACTGTAGATCTTTTAAAGAGAAATCAAGTACCGATCCTCGCGTTGACCAGTATCGGTGAGAACACTTTAGCAAAAGTCAGCGACGGGGTTTTACATCTTACGACCAGAGAACGCCTATATTCCAAAATCGGTAATTTTACCATCAATACTTCTGTCTGCTATCTTTTAGACCTGCTGTACAGCTGTACTTTCGCTGATAATTATCAGCAGAATCTCAATCATTTGATCCAGATCGGACAAGAAATCGACAAACGGCCGACATCTTCCGCCATCATGCAGGAAAAACCTGTCGCTTCATTGATCCATGATTCTTTTCTGCCTAATTGA
- a CDS encoding beta-glucoside-specific PTS transporter subunit IIABC — MGKYHELAKKIVANVGGKENINSLTHCITRLRFKLKDEGQAKDDILKNMDGVVTVMKSGGQYQVVIGNHVPAVFEDVVEIAGITNEGAEDSSDQGIFNRLIDIISSVFQPFLGALAASGMIKGINALLVATGVLTTTSGTYQMLNGIGDALFYFMPIAVAVAAAKKFKFNQYVGLAIGAALVYPSLQLDAFSAAGEPIMTLFDGSLFASPVYTTFLGIPLVATNYTSSVVPAIFVVWIASKFQKVVRKALPELLHAFFVPFFVLLLSVPLGFLVIGPVISLLTNLLAGGFDALMNFSPLLFGLVLGTVWQVLVIFGLHWSVIPIAMIQLSTLGYSTLVGTFGASFAQTAAVFAMYFKLKNPKEKALVIPAVISGICGVTEPAIYGLSLPKKKPFIFSMIGGGISGAFMAAMGVRSYNMGGLGVFGFPSYVNTETGDMSGMIYALIAVAIASVIGFTLTFFFWKDDTVEEPIRETATIAKETIETPLQGTIAPLSLAKDEAFSQGALGKGVLIYPEKGEVVAPFDGTVMTLFPTKHAIGLVSEGGLELLIHIGLDTVQLDGKYFEAHVLQGEHVKKGQKLVTFDIEAIQNAGYSVETPIIVTNAEDYLDILENQEKAVATGDELITALI; from the coding sequence ATGGGAAAATATCATGAATTAGCGAAAAAGATCGTAGCAAATGTCGGCGGCAAAGAAAATATCAATAGTTTGACCCACTGTATCACCCGCTTACGATTCAAGTTGAAAGATGAAGGACAAGCAAAAGATGACATATTGAAAAATATGGACGGCGTCGTGACAGTCATGAAAAGCGGCGGACAGTATCAAGTAGTTATCGGCAATCATGTGCCGGCTGTATTCGAAGATGTAGTAGAGATCGCCGGAATCACCAATGAAGGCGCAGAAGATTCATCTGATCAAGGAATCTTCAATCGTTTGATCGATATCATCAGTTCCGTCTTTCAGCCGTTTCTAGGGGCATTGGCAGCCAGCGGGATGATCAAAGGGATCAATGCTTTGTTGGTTGCGACGGGAGTTTTAACGACAACTAGCGGTACGTATCAGATGCTCAATGGCATCGGAGACGCGTTGTTTTACTTCATGCCGATCGCAGTAGCTGTAGCAGCGGCGAAAAAATTCAAATTCAATCAATATGTTGGCTTGGCAATTGGTGCGGCGCTTGTTTATCCAAGTCTGCAGTTGGACGCTTTTTCTGCAGCAGGGGAACCGATCATGACACTGTTTGACGGCAGTTTGTTCGCTAGTCCTGTCTACACTACTTTTTTAGGTATCCCATTAGTCGCAACGAACTACACAAGTTCTGTAGTACCGGCGATTTTTGTCGTTTGGATCGCTAGTAAGTTTCAAAAGGTTGTGCGAAAGGCTCTGCCGGAATTACTTCATGCCTTTTTTGTTCCATTCTTTGTGTTATTACTCTCCGTCCCTCTTGGATTTTTGGTGATTGGTCCAGTGATCAGTCTTTTGACGAATTTATTGGCGGGCGGATTTGATGCGCTGATGAACTTCTCACCGCTTCTTTTTGGTCTTGTTTTAGGTACAGTGTGGCAAGTATTGGTTATTTTTGGACTACATTGGAGCGTGATTCCAATCGCTATGATCCAGCTGTCGACTTTAGGGTATTCGACATTAGTAGGTACATTTGGTGCAAGTTTTGCCCAAACTGCAGCTGTATTTGCGATGTATTTCAAACTGAAGAATCCAAAAGAAAAAGCGCTAGTTATCCCGGCTGTGATTTCCGGAATTTGTGGTGTGACGGAGCCGGCAATCTATGGACTCTCACTACCTAAGAAAAAACCATTTATTTTCTCGATGATTGGCGGCGGGATCAGCGGCGCATTCATGGCGGCGATGGGCGTTAGAAGCTACAATATGGGTGGTTTAGGTGTGTTTGGCTTTCCTAGTTACGTGAATACTGAAACCGGCGATATGAGTGGGATGATCTATGCATTGATCGCCGTTGCTATCGCTTCGGTGATCGGCTTTACATTGACATTCTTCTTCTGGAAGGATGACACAGTGGAAGAACCAATCCGTGAGACAGCAACGATCGCTAAAGAAACCATTGAAACACCATTGCAAGGAACTATCGCACCGTTATCTCTGGCAAAAGATGAAGCATTTTCTCAAGGAGCATTAGGTAAAGGTGTTTTGATCTATCCTGAAAAAGGAGAAGTGGTGGCACCTTTTGATGGTACAGTGATGACACTGTTTCCAACGAAACACGCTATCGGTTTAGTTTCAGAAGGCGGATTAGAATTACTGATCCATATTGGTTTGGACACCGTTCAATTAGATGGAAAATATTTCGAAGCACATGTCCTGCAAGGAGAGCATGTGAAGAAAGGTCAAAAATTAGTCACCTTTGATATCGAAGCGATCCAAAACGCAGGGTACAGCGTGGAAACACCGATCATTGTGACCAATGCGGAGGATTATCTGGATATTTTAGAAAATCAAGAAAAAGCTGTCGCAACAGGTGATGAACTGATTACTGCACTGATCTGA
- the licT gene encoding BglG family transcription antiterminator LicT: MRIEKILNNNVIVSKDQRNNEIVAMGRGLAFRKRIGDFVQSEKIDKIFHLSDTSTSQKFQELVNDIPIEYLALADEIVEYAKSTLEIALNDSVYISLTDHLYTAIERCKNGIQVPNILLWDIKRLFPKEFGVGKRAIEKISQYYHTQLSEDEAGFIALHLVNGQTDSSQEDMYEFTKTLQDILNIVRYYFKIDFDEDSVYFYRFTTHLRFFLSRVTSQTIHDGEVEEELLQIVTKKYSNALRCVEKIDQFLKDKYAYQMSSDEKMYLTIHIARLVQKSR; the protein is encoded by the coding sequence GTGCGGATCGAGAAGATTTTAAATAACAATGTAATCGTATCGAAAGATCAAAGGAACAATGAGATCGTCGCAATGGGCAGAGGATTAGCGTTCAGGAAACGCATCGGGGATTTTGTTCAATCGGAAAAAATCGATAAAATCTTCCATTTATCTGATACATCGACTTCTCAGAAGTTTCAAGAATTAGTCAATGATATTCCTATAGAGTATCTGGCGCTTGCCGATGAAATCGTTGAATATGCAAAATCCACTCTTGAGATCGCATTGAATGACTCAGTTTATATTTCGCTGACCGATCATTTATATACTGCTATCGAGCGTTGCAAGAATGGTATTCAAGTACCCAATATTTTGTTATGGGACATCAAACGCCTTTTCCCAAAAGAGTTTGGGGTAGGAAAGCGTGCAATAGAGAAAATCAGTCAATATTATCATACCCAGTTGTCGGAAGATGAAGCAGGGTTTATCGCGCTTCACTTAGTTAACGGACAAACCGACAGCAGCCAAGAGGATATGTACGAATTCACCAAAACTTTGCAAGACATCTTAAATATCGTCCGCTATTATTTTAAAATCGATTTTGACGAAGATTCTGTCTATTTTTATCGGTTCACCACTCATCTGCGGTTCTTTTTATCGCGGGTCACCAGTCAAACGATCCATGATGGAGAAGTTGAAGAGGAACTATTGCAGATCGTTACTAAAAAATATAGTAACGCATTGCGATGTGTTGAGAAGATCGATCAATTTCTCAAAGACAAATATGCATATCAGATGTCTAGCGATGAAAAAATGTATTTAACGATTCATATTGCGCGTTTAGTGCAAAAGAGTCGTTGA
- a CDS encoding alpha/beta hydrolase: protein MEKFFQQGQDETLVVAFHGTGGNEYQLLSTIAALYPDASVLSYLGESGNGSDRRFFAPLVAGKLDRTDFEQRTADFLENEWPNVEKKNKTVLIGYSNGANFILGLLEKAPQLADTVILLHPSNFVYQFEATDAATDIVLTSGAQDRISLPGEALALSQQLEQVFPHVHFLLLDGEHTVNHDEVDRLKKYLNEHE, encoded by the coding sequence ATGGAAAAATTTTTTCAACAAGGCCAAGATGAGACGTTAGTCGTGGCTTTTCATGGAACTGGCGGAAATGAATATCAACTGCTGTCAACGATCGCAGCACTCTATCCAGATGCCAGCGTTCTCAGCTATTTAGGAGAATCCGGCAACGGATCAGACCGCCGCTTTTTTGCCCCTCTAGTCGCTGGAAAACTGGATCGTACCGATTTTGAACAGCGAACAGCTGATTTTCTCGAAAACGAATGGCCCAACGTAGAGAAAAAGAACAAAACGGTTTTGATCGGCTATTCTAACGGTGCCAATTTCATCCTAGGGTTGCTGGAAAAAGCGCCACAACTTGCTGATACGGTTATTTTACTTCATCCAAGTAATTTCGTCTATCAATTCGAAGCGACAGATGCCGCAACCGATATCGTCCTGACAAGCGGTGCTCAAGACAGGATCAGCTTGCCTGGTGAAGCATTGGCATTGTCGCAACAACTAGAACAAGTCTTTCCACATGTCCATTTCCTTTTGCTGGACGGGGAACATACGGTAAATCACGATGAAGTCGATCGTTTGAAGAAGTATTTGAATGAACATGAATAA